The sequence below is a genomic window from Persephonella sp..
CCAACCGCAAAATGGATAGCAAAAGTAAGAAATGACAAGGGGTTTGATGTTACACAGCTTTTCATTCCCAAGAAAAACATTGATTATGGAAAATGGTACATAAACTACTTGATGAAAAAATTCAAAAAAAATATCTTTTATGTAATGGCATCTTATAATTGCGGTGAAACAAATGTTAGGAGAGTGCTGAGAAAGTATAAGATAAAAGAGCCTGAGGAGTTTATTGAGTTTTTACCTTTTAGAGAAACGAGGTATTATGTTAAGTATGTTTACACAAACTTTATTGCCTACAAAAATATTTACAAGGGAAATTAGATGTTCACAGGACTTATTGAGGAAGTTGGGAGCGTCAGCAAAATAGAAAAAAAATCAGACGGAATAATGATCCAGATAAAGGCAGAGAAGATACTTGATGATCTGAAAATAGGAGACTCTGTAGCACTAAACGGTGTGTGTCTAACAGTTGTAGATATAGAAAATGGAAAGGTAAGCTTTGATGTTTCACAGGAAACAGCCATAAGATCAAACCTTCCTGAACTAAAGATCGGAAATCTTGTCAACCTTGAAAGGGCATTAAGGCTATCAGACAGACTGGGAGGTCATATTGTTCAGGGTCACGTAGACACCATCGGATTTATAAAAAGAATAATCCCAAAGGGTCAGCACACAGAGTTTATCTTCCAGTTTCCTGAAAAATTTATGGATCTTATTGTTGAAAAAGGTTCAATAGCCATTGACGGGATAAGCCTTACAATAAACTACATAAATACAAATGAGATCTCAATAAACATCATACCCCACACCATACAGAACACCAATCTGAAAGAAAGAAAAATAGGAGACAAGATAAACATTGAGTTTGATATTCTGGGAAAATACGTAAAAAGAATGATATCTAAAGGAGAAAAAGATAGACTTGAGGACCTCCTTGAAAGCTTCTAAAAAGAAAAAACATTACGGAAATGTAAAACCAAAAAGCTACAGGGCTATTTATGAGGAAAAATTTTACGACATTCTATTCCGGCTGAGATACCCTCTAATGACAGTGATATTTTTCACAACTTTAGGTGTATTGATGCTGATGATTATTAACAACAAAAGCGACGGCAAAAGCGTTCTTAATTTCTTTTTCCATACTGTTATAACTTTTTCAACAGTAGGATACACAGAAGGTTACGATACATCACCACAGCATCTTATGGTCAACAGATTTTTCACCACCCTATTTATAATAATAACAATCCCCCTTGTTTATATTTACGGACTTGTTACAACTGTCAGCATTTTTATGAACAGTAAAATTGACGAAATATACAGATACTGGAGGATGTATAAAGCTATGGAAAAGTTAAAAGACCATTATATTATATGCAGGTTTAACGGTATA
It includes:
- a CDS encoding riboflavin synthase, with translation MFTGLIEEVGSVSKIEKKSDGIMIQIKAEKILDDLKIGDSVALNGVCLTVVDIENGKVSFDVSQETAIRSNLPELKIGNLVNLERALRLSDRLGGHIVQGHVDTIGFIKRIIPKGQHTEFIFQFPEKFMDLIVEKGSIAIDGISLTINYINTNEISINIIPHTIQNTNLKERKIGDKINIEFDILGKYVKRMISKGEKDRLEDLLESF